Below is a window of Roseivirga misakiensis DNA.
AGGCAGTAAATATCGGGAGGCCATAAAATACAGGTTAGACTCTTCACCAGAAACTAGGCCCAATGGCCAGTTCAAAAGCCCCGGTAAGAAGTAGCATAGTAGGATGCTTGGAACGATTGAATAAAACTTCTTCCATTTGGGATTTGGAGATGATGAGGTGTGAAAAACCCAAGCAATTATGATGACTAAGAGGCCTAATACAATGGCATCATTGGTAAAATAAGGTTCCATAAGTATGATTCGAAAGATCAATAATAGCTGTTTTTTCGGAATACTAGCATCAAACTGCTATTGTCTGTAAGGATACTCTCCTAAATTCAGGTTTCGTGTCGTCGACATATTACTTTTTTGACGAATAGCATTCTTAGACAATAAGAAACACATATATTCGGGTTTAAATTTTGAATGCATGGCACCCAGAGGAGGTTTTTCAAGTAGATTAGGTTTTATCGCAGCCGCAGCTGGTTCAGCAGTGGGCTTAGGAAATATATGGGGTTTCCCGTATGAAGTAGGTGAAGGCGGCGGCGCAGCTTTTGTAGTAATCTACCTATTTTTCTGTTTCATTTTATGTTTCCCAGTTATGGCGACGGAAATCGCTATTGGTCGAAAAACACAACTCAACCCCGTAGGTGCTTTCAATGCATTAGGTTTTAAAAAGTGGAACTGGCTCGGTAAAATGGGCATCTTAGCTGGTGTTCTCATCCTTTCTTTTTACAATATCATAGCAGGTTGGGCATTTGGCTATATCTTCGAAATGATCACTGGGAATTTTGGTATTGCTGATGGATTCAGTGAGTATATAAAGAATGTGGTGAAAGTAGGTGCTTATGGCGCGCTCTTTATGGCTACAACTGCTTTCGTAGTATCGAAAGGTATTTCTGGGGGTATTGAGAAAGCCGCCAAAATACTAATGCCAACGCTAATTATCATGATGCTAATTATAGTAGGCTACTCCTTAACGCTACCGAATGCGGTTGATGGGCTTAAGTTTTACTTAGTACCTGATTTTAGCAAACTATCTGGCTCGGTAATTTACAATGCCATGGGCCAAGCGTTCTTTTCTTTGTCTCTCGGGATGGGTGCTTTAATCACCTATGGTTCTTATGTGAGCAAGAAAGAAAATATTGTAAGTGCTGCTGCTTGGGTGACCTTAGCAGACGTGGGAATCGCCTTAATTGCTGGCTTAATGATTTTCCCACTGATCGGTTTTATGAGCGGAGGTACTATGGAAGGTGCTGGCCGAGGACCAGGGTTAATCTTTGTGACTTTGCCTCAGATTTTCGGTAACATCGGCGGTACACTCGGTATAATTGCTGGCACAGTGTTCTTTGTATTATTATGTTTTGCAGCGCTAACATCCACTGTCTCTCTACTTGAAGTACCCGTTTCATACGTAGTAGACGAAATGAAAATCAAACGAAAAAAAGCTGTTTGGTTGGTCGCTGGTGTGATATTCCTTGTAGGAATTCCATCTCTTTTAGGAAATGGCTATTCTGAATTCTTTAGCACGAGTTTTACTACTTATAAAGCTGGGGGTACTGACACTGATTTCCTTTCATTGGTGGCAGCAATTGCCAATGACACGCTCTTACCTTTGGGTGGCTGTCTAATCTCTTTCTTTGCCGCTTATATATGGAAGAAACATAATCTGGATGAAGAATTAGCCGAAGGAGCGCCAGGTTACAAAGGCTCGTTCGTTCAAAAATATTTAAACTTTGCTGTAAGCTATCTAGCACCAATTGTACTGGGTGCATTGTTTGTGCTAACCGTCCTTTTCAAGTTTTTCGGCATAAGCGTATTCTAAATCGAGTCGCTCATCAAAATTTAGCCCCCTTCCTTATTGGTTGGGGGTTTTCTTTTTAAATTGTTTTCTCGATTGTACTGATGAGCCGCAGAAATTTCATGAATCGTATATTCCTCCTTCTTTTCACTTTATTCACAACTTACTCTTTGAGTTTCTCGCAAATCCCAATAGTAGAAGTGCGAACCTATCAAGCCATGAAAACCATGGAACCAATCAAAGTCGATGGTTTGGATGATGAGTCGGCTTGGGCTAACTCAGCGTGGTCGCAAGAATTTATTGATATCGAGGGAAATAAGAAGCCAAAGCCATACAAGAATACCAAAGTCAAAATGCTTTGGGACAATGATTATTTCTACTTCTTCGCTCTATTAGAGGAACCTCATATTTGGGCGAAATTAACTGAAAGAGACGCCGTTATTTTTTACGACAACGACTTTGAGATCTTTATTGATCCTGATGGCGACACTCATAATTACACAGAATTTGAAGTCAACGCTTTTAATACGGTTTGGGATTTACTTTTAACCAAACCGTATAGGGATAATGGTCATGCGATTAATGCTTATGACATTGATGGATTAAAATCCGCTATTAAAATCAACGGTACGATTAATGACCCCAGCGACACCGACGTGAGTTGGACAGTAGAGGTAGCTATTCCGTGGAAAGTATTGCGAGAAACCACCAAAGTCAAGGCCCCTCCTACAGCTGGTGATTCTTGGCGCGTGAATTTTTCGCGTGTCCAGTGGGAAACTGAAATAGTTAATGGTGAGTATGTTAAAAAGAAGAACCCCAAAACTGGCAATAACCTGCCGGAGAATAATTGGGTTTGGTCTCCTCAGCGAGCCATTGCCATGCACGAACCTGAATTCTGGGGTAATGTCATCTTCATTGATCAGGCGAAAAACGCTTCTACCCAAACTCCAACTGATTTAAGAGCAGAAGAGGTAAGACAAACGCTTTATCATATTCACCGAAAACAAAGAGAATTTGTACGTGCCACTAAGACTTATACTAGTCAAAAAGAGCATTTATTACCAATAGACCAGTTCAGTTTTGGGTCGCCTATCTCTTGGACACTGGAGGCTGATAGGCATAGCTATCGCGTAGTAATGAATGACCCAATGGATTCCAATCTTATATGGTATATAGATCAAACTGGGAGATTACTAAAAAAGAAAAAGTAAAACTAAGCGCAACTCATGGATAAAAGGAAATTCATCAAACAAGTCGGTTTAGGTTCGGCAGCCATCATGGCCTCACCTTTCATTTTCACTTCGTGTGATAGCTCTTCTGATGAAGAAGATTTTAAAATGTGGATGTGGGTAGGCAATGGAGCCGATAAAACTGAAACAGAATGGCGAAACCAATTGACCAGATTAAGTGAATTGGGCTTTTATGGCGTTTTAGCCGGCGGAGGTGTGGAAACATTAAAAATGACCGTACCAATCGCCAAGTCGCTTGGTTTAGAAATTCACTCTTGGCAATGGGTTATGAATAGGCCGGGTAATAAAGAGGCTATGGCACATCCTGAATGGTATGCCGTGAGCCGAGATGGTAATTCTAGTTTGGACGTCAACCCCTATGCGGGATATTACCAATGGCTGTGCCCTTCCAAGCCTGAAGTTCAAGATTACATCATTCAGGGCATGATCGACATTGCCGAAGTAGAAGGTTTAAATGGCGTTCAATTGGATTATGTGAGATACTGCGACGTGATTTTGCCAAGGGGATTATGGGAGAAATATGACCTAGTCCAAGACCATGAAATGCCTCAGTTTGATTTCTGTTATTGTGATACTTGCCGTGGAAAATTCAAAGCTGAACAAGGGTATGATCCTTTGGATTTGGATGATCCGAGTCAAGATGAAAAGTGGCGTCAGTTCAGATATGACTCCATCACCAACCTTGTCAATAGAATTGCCAAAGAGGTACACCAAAGAGATAAGAAACTATCGGCTTCTGTATTTGCTACTCCCAATCTCGCTAGAAAGTTTGTTCGTCAGGCTTGGGATAAATGGGATTTAGATTTCGTTTTCCCTATGATTTATTACCAATTCTATGCTGAAGAAATAGACTTCGTAAGGACTGGTACCATGGAGGGAGTTGAGGCACTAGCTGGTTCTAAGCCACTCTATACTGCGCAGTATTTGAGTGAAAAGACGAGTGAAGATATTGCTATAATGGTAGAAAAAGCCAAAGCTGGTGGTGCTAATGGCATTGCCTTCTATGATTACGGTTTGTTAAATGATGAGAAAGCTGAAGTGCTATCAGCGCTGAAAAAGTAAGGAATAGGATACAAAAAAAGGCCTCGACAAAAATCGAGGCCTTTTTTTATACTTTCATTTTAATCTATCAGTTGTCTGGCGATGTAGAAGTATCTGTTTCCGTCTTACTCTTTTTCTTTTTAATAATGATGGCATCCACAGATTTCTGCTTCACAAGATTATTGAAATCAGGAAGATCATTTGACATGATTTGTCTGAGTTTCTCTAATTCATTATCAATTTGTTGTGTAAGCTCTCTTCTCACGGTCTCAGACTGCGCAGTTGGTCTCCACTCGCCTCCTCCAGAAACACCAAGCAATGCGGCAAGCTTGTTATTCAATCGGATTGGGAAGTTAAGCGGATCTTGGCCTGAACGGTTCTTTGTTTGGTAAAGCGCTTCTTCGATTACCTTCATTTTTTCCAGTAAAGCCTTTCCAGCATCAATCACTTCTTTGTAACGATCATCTCCTCTGATCTTATCCATGAGATCGTTCATTTGCTCACGTGTAGACCTGATGTCCTTAATCGCAACATGCGTTTCAGTTACCTTATCTCTCACTTTGATTAAGAAATCAAATTGTGCCTGAATATCGGCATCGGTTGAAGGATAACGTGGATCACGCAGTAAGGTAAACTGTGTTTCTTGCTCCTCATCCCCTACGATCAATTTAGCAGTATAAGTACCAGAAGGCGCTAATGGTCCTGGTCCTCTAATCGAAGCTGCCCACATGATCAATCCTTCAAAACCTTCAGCATTGTCATAACGCATGTTCCAATTAAACATGTTCAAGCCTTTCTTAGGCGTTTGTCTGAAAGATTTGATGAGTTCACCTTCTTTACCGTATATCTCAATAGCGACTTTTGTTCCTTTGGCTACTTCATCTTTTAGGTTGTAGTAGATCATTGGTCCAGCAGGCTTATTTTTACCATAGAGCAAGTCAGCGGTGTTGTTACCGCCACCTCTACCGAAACGGCCACCACCGCCACCAAGACGATAAGCATCCATTGGCTTAAATAAGTGTACACTTTTAGCCGCTACTTCATCAGATAATTGGTGCAGAATAGTCAGATCATCGATCATCCAGAAACTTCTACCTTGAGTTGCAGCAATCAAGTTATTGTCCTTGATAGCTAAGTCAGTGATCGGCACGATTGGTAGGTTCATTTGAAGTGGTTTCCAAGAAGCTCCATCATCAAACGAAACAAACATACCTCTTTCTGTTCCTGCGTAAAGCAACCCTTGACGTTCTGGATCAGCTCTTAACACTCTGGTGAAATATGTACTTGGAATACCTGTAGTTATTTTTGTCCAAGTTTTACCGTAATCTTTGGTTCTGTATAAATAAGGCTCATAATCACCCATTTTATATTGAGTACCCGCTATGTAAGCTCCTCCTTTTACAAAAGGATCCGCATCGATACTATTGATCATTAGGTACTTAGGCATATCAGGAGAAGTTACATTCTCCCAATTTTTACCACCATCTCTAGTTACATGTACAAGACCATCGTCAGAACCAGCCCAAATCAGGCCTTCTTCATATGGGGATTCTGTAGCGGCAAAAATGGTCGCATAATACTCTACTGACGTATCATCATAAGTGATCGGCCCACCTGATTTTCCTAATTTATCTGGTTCAGCTCTTGTTAAATCAGGGCTGATAATTTCCCAAGATTGTCCTTCGTTAGTACTTAAATGAACTTGATTTGACGTCGTATAAAGCTTCTTTGAATCGTGTGGCGAGAAGAAAATAGGGAAGTTCCACTGGAACCGATACTTGTAATCTTCTGCGCCATGTCCCATTGGATTGTCTGGCCATGCATTGATATTTCTGTTGATTCCTTTGTCGTGATCAACACGGGTCAAGAATCCACCGTAGCTACCACCATAAACTATATCAGGATTATCAGGGTTAGGCGCAATATGTGCACTCTCTCCTCCTGCTGTTGATTCCCAGTTATCTTCTGTAATTGCAAACCCAAATGACCTGTGATCGATTCTTACGGTTGAGTTGTCTTGCTGTGCACCATAAATTCTGTAAGGGAATGCATTATCAGTAGTTACTCGGTAAAACTGTGCCGTTGGTTGATTATTGTAAGTCGACCATGAGTTACCAGCGTTGTAAGAAACTTGAGCTCCTCCGTCATCTGCAATTCCTAGTCTTTTGTTGTCTTCCGGAGCGATCCATAAATCATGATGATCTCCATGAGGGGCATTTCTTCTGTTAAAAGTTCTTCCACCATCGTTAGACGTATGATAGCCTACGTTCAATACATAAACTCGATCTTCATCTTGCGTATCGGCGTAAATTCTTGAATAATACCAAGCTCTTTGTCTTAAAGCACGATCTGAATTCGTATTTCTCCATGTTTCACCACCATCTGTAGACTTATAAACTCCACCTTTATTTGCCTCAATGATGGCATAAATTGTATTTGCATTGACCGGAGAAATTGAGACACCACTAATACCAATTGGTCCTTTTGGCATACCACGCTTATCCATTACATTCTCCCAGTTCTCTCCTCCATCTTTAGATCTCCAAAGACCCGATCCTTCACCACCTGAAGTTAGGCTATATGGTGTTCTTCTAACTCGCCATGTACTGGCCATCATAAAATCAGGGTTACTCGGGTCTAAAGAAATGTCGACAGCCCCGGCATCTGCGTTAGCAAAAAGAACTCGTCTCCAGTTCTTACCACCATCAGTTGTTTTGTAAACCCCTCTGGTGTCAGAAGATTTGTAAAGGTCTCCCATTACTGCTACCCACACGACATCAGGATTTTTAGGGTGAATTTTGATTCGCCCTACATGCATTCCTTTATCAAGTCCAATGTTTTGCCATGTTTCTCCACCGTCAGTAGACTTCCACATGCCTTCGAAACCGGATGATACATTTCCTCTTACAGTTTCTTCTCCTTGGCCAACATAAATAACCTTAGTATCTGATTCACTGACCGCTACAGCACCAATAGAACCACCGAAATATCCATCAGAAATATTTTTCCAAGTATTTCCACCATTGTCCGTTTTCCAAACACCACCACCTGTGGCTCCCATGTAAAAGACTTGTGGTTTTCCTACTACACCTGTCACTGAAGAGGCTCTTCCACCACGGAATGGGCCAATAGAACGCCACTCAATACCGCCATAAATATCGGCTTGTGGGTCTTGAACAGGTTGGGTTTGAGTATTTTTAGATTTCCTAGCTCGGCGTTGCGCTTGAGCATCAAAGGCAAAAGAAAACAAGAGCAGGCAGGCAAGTACCACTACTCCTTTTGTTGAGAATCTTTTTGCTAGCATAATTAAAAGTTTGATTTAAGGTATTTCTACTCTAGCGAGTATTATGCTAAAAGTTAGGAACTAACCGTCAATTTCAGAAAAGGCGAGAACTGTTTTATATGAATGGGCAAAAGAAAAGTCGACCCATTTCTAGGTCGACTTCCTAATTTAATTCTGACGTTTTACTAAATCTTAGTTGATTTTGTAAATCGATGTATTGCTATAGCTGGTTAAAAAATCAGCCTTGTTTAATAATTTCTTTGTTTTTGCGTCTTCTATGACATCATCACCTACCAGTTTGATCGACTTGATTAACTTGTCTTCGCTGTCGTAAATGTTGATGATTTCTACTTCTTCAGTTTCTGCAATAAAGTTTGCATCATACTCCTCCATTGTGAAATCTTCGTAAGCTCTCTCTAATGAACTTTTGATATCATATGCCACAGGCACTTCATTTTTTGGAATTCCATAAGATTGAATACCTGCAGTAAAAGTTACCATACCTGCCAATGCCAATGCGACTATCGCTGACATTTTCCTTTTTGTGTTTGTTCCTTTTTTCATGACCGTGTTGTTATTCTGAATGTGTTGTTTCTTCTATCTTAGTGTTACCTTAACGTTACCAAATATTATTTGCTTTCGTATATTGTATTAGACGACAAAGGTCAATAAAAGTTTAATTTTAGACACAAAAAAAGAAGATTATTTTCCGAAACAGGTGAAACGGGGAGTGAACCGTATAATCTATTGACTGAATCGTCAGGCACAAAAAAACCCAGTAGCACTGGGTTTGGAATACGATTGAATATTTGGATTAGTCTAGGGCCTGTTCGAGGTCTGAGATCAAATTTTCCACATTTTCTATCCCAACACTCAGTCTAATGAGCGAATCTAGGAGTCCAACTTTGTATCTATCTTCTCTTGGGACACTGGCGTGAGTCATTGTTGAAGGGTGGTTAGCCATCGATTCTACTCCTCCGAGCGACTCAGCAAGTGCAAATAGTTTAAAGCGTTCCATTATTCTAAAGGAAGCTTGCTGATCATCTTCCAGAAGTGTGAAAGATACCATACCCCCAAAATCTTTCATTTGCTCCTTAGCAATATTATGATTTGGATGGCTTTCAAAACCAGGCCAGTAAACCTTATTCACTTTTGGGTGATTATTTAAATACGCAGCTACCTTTTTTCCATTTTCACAATGCCTTGCCATACGCAGGTGGAGCGTCTTTATCCCTCTTAGTACTAAAAAGCTATCAAAAGGGCCTGCTACCGCCCCACAGGAGTTCTGGATAAACGCTAACTTCTCCGCAATTAAATCGTCATTTATTGCCAACGCACCCATAACTACATCGGAGTGACCTCCTAAATACTTGGTTACAGAATGCATGACAATGTCGGCCCCTAAATCCAATGGTGTTTGTAAATAAGGTGTAGCAAAAGTATTATCAACGGCCAAAAGCACCTGATGGGCTTTAGCTATAGTAGCAGCGCCTTTAATATCGACGATATTCATCATTGGGTTAGTAGGTGTTTCTAACCAGATTAATTTCGTGTTTTCGTTGATATAATTTTCGATGTTCGAAACATCATCCAGATCGATGAAATGAAACTTGATACCAAAGTCTTGAAAAACTTTCGTGAAAATGCGATATGTTCCTCCATACAGATCGTTTCCAGTAATTACTTCATCGCCAGGTTTCAGTAACTTAATAACTGCATCAATTGCTGCAAGTCCTGAACCGAATATGAGCCCATGCTTGCCATTTTCGAGCGCCGCAATACTCTCCTGAAGGGCATATTTGGTGGGATTCTGTGTTCTTGAGTACTCAAAACCTTTATGATCTCCTGGCGACTTCTGTACATAAGTAGATGTTTGAAAGATCGGAGTCATTATAGCCCCAGTAGAAGGATCTGGTTTTACACCAGCATGAACGGCTTTAGTATCAAAGTGCATTACAATTACTTTGGTTTTTGGTTTTTGAAATATGCGTCCATTTCTTTTTGCATCTCCTCTGCTGATTGGCTGTACTGAGGTGTCAATGATTTTTGACCAGGAACCTCCTCTATCATCAAAGTTTGTGTTGGGAATGCAAAACGCACGCCTAAATGCTCTGCCAGTTTATTGACGTCCAGCATTATTTCTTGTCGGCACCTAAGCTCGGCATTCCAATCTGGCACCTCAAAGAATATATAAAGCATAATGTCTAATGAACTCGCTGCATAATCATTTAAGAAAATATTGTAATAGTCTTTTCTAGTGTTTGGATGGCGCTCGACTATTTGCTCTATCCCTTTCACGAATACTTCAATTAACCTAGCAGGCGTATCATATGTCACAGAAAGCCTTGTATAAAATCTCCTGTATTTTCTTAAACCGTGATTATCTACATTACTATTGGATATGATACTGTTCGGTACATACATGACTGAATCTCGAAAAGTACGTATCCTAGTTGATCGGAAACCAACCTCTTCAACGGTACCGTCAATCTCACCAGAAGTCACCCAATCACCAATTTGAAAAGGCCGATCGATAAAAATCATCAAAGACCCAAAGAAGTTTTTCAGCGTGTCTTGAGCGGCCAAAGCAAAGGCTAAACCTCCGATAGACAGCCCTGTCAATAAAGGCCAAATGTCGAATTTAAAACTATTGAGTATTGCTATAAAACCTACCACCACCACAAAGAATCGCAGAATCTTGCGGATTAGAGGCACCAATTGATCATCTAGGGTATTGGCAGATTTTTCTGCCATTTTGGTAAAATATATCCCTATGATATCGACGAGCTTATAGAAAAAGATAGTCGCAAAAAGCGGAACAAGTGCCCTGGCAATTAGGATGAGATTGATCGCTATATAAGGTGGTAACTGAATGGTCGGGATAAGAATCTTTGACATTTCAGCGACCAGCATCAGGCTGAAAGGTTTGGCGGCAGGAATTAACACATCACGTGCTAAATCTACTTTACCGTACCGATGCATCAGCTTAACGAGGAGGAGCTTAATTAGTACGGTAAGGACCAAATGAAGTACAAAACCAAGGGTTATGATCACGAGTATGCCCAGGTATTGCCACAAGTGGAGCCCTAAATACTTTTTCGTACCTAGTTTCGGCAAAAGGTTCAATAACCTGTCTGTTCCAAAGGGGTAAACTTGTTTATGAATCTTGTCGATCTCCGAGACTGATCGATCTGAAAACAGCCAGTTGTTACCGTATTTCTGCACGTAAATATCAGGGAAATCTGATGTGAGAACGTAACGTTGTTTATTGTTATTCAACGAGTCTCTGAAGTCATTGTCTCTTGGAACATCCTCAAGGCGGATAAAATTACCTGAGCCATCAAAAATCTGCTTTAACTCTATTGAAAGTTGTTCAAGCTCTTTTTTGGTTCTGTCTCCTTTAAACAACGACTTGGCTGATTGGGCAGGGTTCCTTGTATCCTCTTGTAAATAATACAGCTGATTGTAAATAGCCTCGTACGGGTTCGAAAAACTATCTGGTAATTGATCGCCTTGTGCTCTAAGGCTAATGGTGCTACAAACTAAAAGTAGCAGGCCAATACTCAATCGCAGAATCTTAAAGTGGTTTAACGGCATAAATATTCATCTGATTAGCGAAGTTAACAAAGACCTCGTACTCCAGTCGATTCTGATAAAAAAGCATACTAATTTCTCCATTACTTGGGATTATTGGCGTCAGAAATTCACCATTTCTGTTGACCATTCGCATGATTCTCGCATCATTATCGCGGATGGCAAAAACTTCTTTACCATTTCTGAAATTATAAAAATCGACGGAGATATTTCTTGAATTTGGGTAATCGACGGAAAACGTCTCATTTAATTCACTATCGAAGAAGGTCAATACGCGGCCATCATTACGTACAACTCTAAAATCTGTCTCAAGGGCGTCGTCCACCAAGGTGAACACTGTATTGACCGAGGGCCTTACAAATTGTTTTTGTTGAATGATTTCTCCGCTAAAGTTTGATTTAATAAACTCGCCCTCCTCGGTCATTAGCGATATA
It encodes the following:
- a CDS encoding carbohydrate-binding family 9-like protein, encoding MEPIKVDGLDDESAWANSAWSQEFIDIEGNKKPKPYKNTKVKMLWDNDYFYFFALLEEPHIWAKLTERDAVIFYDNDFEIFIDPDGDTHNYTEFEVNAFNTVWDLLLTKPYRDNGHAINAYDIDGLKSAIKINGTINDPSDTDVSWTVEVAIPWKVLRETTKVKAPPTAGDSWRVNFSRVQWETEIVNGEYVKKKNPKTGNNLPENNWVWSPQRAIAMHEPEFWGNVIFIDQAKNASTQTPTDLRAEEVRQTLYHIHRKQREFVRATKTYTSQKEHLLPIDQFSFGSPISWTLEADRHSYRVVMNDPMDSNLIWYIDQTGRLLKKKK
- a CDS encoding mechanosensitive ion channel family protein — its product is MPLNHFKILRLSIGLLLLVCSTISLRAQGDQLPDSFSNPYEAIYNQLYYLQEDTRNPAQSAKSLFKGDRTKKELEQLSIELKQIFDGSGNFIRLEDVPRDNDFRDSLNNNKQRYVLTSDFPDIYVQKYGNNWLFSDRSVSEIDKIHKQVYPFGTDRLLNLLPKLGTKKYLGLHLWQYLGILVIITLGFVLHLVLTVLIKLLLVKLMHRYGKVDLARDVLIPAAKPFSLMLVAEMSKILIPTIQLPPYIAINLILIARALVPLFATIFFYKLVDIIGIYFTKMAEKSANTLDDQLVPLIRKILRFFVVVVGFIAILNSFKFDIWPLLTGLSIGGLAFALAAQDTLKNFFGSLMIFIDRPFQIGDWVTSGEIDGTVEEVGFRSTRIRTFRDSVMYVPNSIISNSNVDNHGLRKYRRFYTRLSVTYDTPARLIEVFVKGIEQIVERHPNTRKDYYNIFLNDYAASSLDIMLYIFFEVPDWNAELRCRQEIMLDVNKLAEHLGVRFAFPTQTLMIEEVPGQKSLTPQYSQSAEEMQKEMDAYFKNQKPK
- a CDS encoding WD40/YVTN/BNR-like repeat-containing protein — translated: MLAKRFSTKGVVVLACLLLFSFAFDAQAQRRARKSKNTQTQPVQDPQADIYGGIEWRSIGPFRGGRASSVTGVVGKPQVFYMGATGGGVWKTDNGGNTWKNISDGYFGGSIGAVAVSESDTKVIYVGQGEETVRGNVSSGFEGMWKSTDGGETWQNIGLDKGMHVGRIKIHPKNPDVVWVAVMGDLYKSSDTRGVYKTTDGGKNWRRVLFANADAGAVDISLDPSNPDFMMASTWRVRRTPYSLTSGGEGSGLWRSKDGGENWENVMDKRGMPKGPIGISGVSISPVNANTIYAIIEANKGGVYKSTDGGETWRNTNSDRALRQRAWYYSRIYADTQDEDRVYVLNVGYHTSNDGGRTFNRRNAPHGDHHDLWIAPEDNKRLGIADDGGAQVSYNAGNSWSTYNNQPTAQFYRVTTDNAFPYRIYGAQQDNSTVRIDHRSFGFAITEDNWESTAGGESAHIAPNPDNPDIVYGGSYGGFLTRVDHDKGINRNINAWPDNPMGHGAEDYKYRFQWNFPIFFSPHDSKKLYTTSNQVHLSTNEGQSWEIISPDLTRAEPDKLGKSGGPITYDDTSVEYYATIFAATESPYEEGLIWAGSDDGLVHVTRDGGKNWENVTSPDMPKYLMINSIDADPFVKGGAYIAGTQYKMGDYEPYLYRTKDYGKTWTKITTGIPSTYFTRVLRADPERQGLLYAGTERGMFVSFDDGASWKPLQMNLPIVPITDLAIKDNNLIAATQGRSFWMIDDLTILHQLSDEVAAKSVHLFKPMDAYRLGGGGGRFGRGGGNNTADLLYGKNKPAGPMIYYNLKDEVAKGTKVAIEIYGKEGELIKSFRQTPKKGLNMFNWNMRYDNAEGFEGLIMWAASIRGPGPLAPSGTYTAKLIVGDEEQETQFTLLRDPRYPSTDADIQAQFDFLIKVRDKVTETHVAIKDIRSTREQMNDLMDKIRGDDRYKEVIDAGKALLEKMKVIEEALYQTKNRSGQDPLNFPIRLNNKLAALLGVSGGGEWRPTAQSETVRRELTQQIDNELEKLRQIMSNDLPDFNNLVKQKSVDAIIIKKKKSKTETDTSTSPDN
- a CDS encoding family 10 glycosylhydrolase, producing the protein MDKRKFIKQVGLGSAAIMASPFIFTSCDSSSDEEDFKMWMWVGNGADKTETEWRNQLTRLSELGFYGVLAGGGVETLKMTVPIAKSLGLEIHSWQWVMNRPGNKEAMAHPEWYAVSRDGNSSLDVNPYAGYYQWLCPSKPEVQDYIIQGMIDIAEVEGLNGVQLDYVRYCDVILPRGLWEKYDLVQDHEMPQFDFCYCDTCRGKFKAEQGYDPLDLDDPSQDEKWRQFRYDSITNLVNRIAKEVHQRDKKLSASVFATPNLARKFVRQAWDKWDLDFVFPMIYYQFYAEEIDFVRTGTMEGVEALAGSKPLYTAQYLSEKTSEDIAIMVEKAKAGGANGIAFYDYGLLNDEKAEVLSALKK
- a CDS encoding sodium-dependent transporter, which produces MAPRGGFSSRLGFIAAAAGSAVGLGNIWGFPYEVGEGGGAAFVVIYLFFCFILCFPVMATEIAIGRKTQLNPVGAFNALGFKKWNWLGKMGILAGVLILSFYNIIAGWAFGYIFEMITGNFGIADGFSEYIKNVVKVGAYGALFMATTAFVVSKGISGGIEKAAKILMPTLIIMMLIIVGYSLTLPNAVDGLKFYLVPDFSKLSGSVIYNAMGQAFFSLSLGMGALITYGSYVSKKENIVSAAAWVTLADVGIALIAGLMIFPLIGFMSGGTMEGAGRGPGLIFVTLPQIFGNIGGTLGIIAGTVFFVLLCFAALTSTVSLLEVPVSYVVDEMKIKRKKAVWLVAGVIFLVGIPSLLGNGYSEFFSTSFTTYKAGGTDTDFLSLVAAIANDTLLPLGGCLISFFAAYIWKKHNLDEELAEGAPGYKGSFVQKYLNFAVSYLAPIVLGALFVLTVLFKFFGISVF
- a CDS encoding cystathionine gamma-synthase, which encodes MHFDTKAVHAGVKPDPSTGAIMTPIFQTSTYVQKSPGDHKGFEYSRTQNPTKYALQESIAALENGKHGLIFGSGLAAIDAVIKLLKPGDEVITGNDLYGGTYRIFTKVFQDFGIKFHFIDLDDVSNIENYINENTKLIWLETPTNPMMNIVDIKGAATIAKAHQVLLAVDNTFATPYLQTPLDLGADIVMHSVTKYLGGHSDVVMGALAINDDLIAEKLAFIQNSCGAVAGPFDSFLVLRGIKTLHLRMARHCENGKKVAAYLNNHPKVNKVYWPGFESHPNHNIAKEQMKDFGGMVSFTLLEDDQQASFRIMERFKLFALAESLGGVESMANHPSTMTHASVPREDRYKVGLLDSLIRLSVGIENVENLISDLEQALD